The Castanea sativa cultivar Marrone di Chiusa Pesio chromosome 11, ASM4071231v1 genome contains a region encoding:
- the LOC142616657 gene encoding uncharacterized protein LOC142616657, with product MDKSWMPMAKTPDGRLSRPYIEGVNTFINFARSVLDLSGNIPCPCIHCVNCYQQSLQIVRIHLCHRGIMQSYVNCYNHGEPRVLNENIHDNEMSDGDHMGGIDALVGDRIRGEPRNATEDEEVRHFDKLEEDAKRELYPGCTDYNILKFVIEMLNVKVMTNLSNKGLDMMLELLTKVLPKDNLVPRSTYEAKKILRDLGMSYEHIDACKNDCALFWKENENLDKCPVCETPRYKDTRAQGKKIPHKVLRYFPLTPRLRRLYMSGQRAKDMRWYINKRVDDGIMRHPADSEEWKEFDLQHPDFALEPRNVRLGLATDGFNPFGNMNNNYSMWPVILIPYNLPPWLVMKEPYFMLSLLIPGPHQPGNEIDTYLKPLVDELKELWEEGVEIYDAYSKEHFQMRATLLWTIHDYPGFGNVSGWRTKGYHSCYTCNDEPYSEALESKIGFINHRAYLPMEHRWRHSQLHNGLSEKRKRSLELQVGKIQEQLDRMPNIILGKHPSTKKRQLIGEPNWSKVSILYKLPYWKNKKLKHNIDVMHVEKNISESIYGTLLGIEGRNKDTDKARIDLQNMNFRHTLHLKQRSDGSYDKPRAFFSLSPNERDGFYDFLKSIKYPDGYAANISRY from the exons atggataaaagttggatgcCAATGGCTAAGACACCTGATGGCAGATTAAGTCGTCCATATATTGAAGGAGTcaatacatttattaattttgcaagATCAGTTTTGGACTTGAGTGGTAATATTCCATGTCCGTGTATTCACTGCGTGAATTGCTATCAACAATCTCTTCAAATTGTGCGTATCCATTTGTGTCATCGTGGGATTATGCAATCCTACGTTAATTGCTATAATCATGGAGAACCTCGTGTATTGAACGAGAACATTCATGATAATGAAATGTCGGATGGTGATCATATGGGTGGTATCGATGCCTTAGTAGGTGATCGAATTAGAGGGGAACCAAGAAATGCAACCGAAGATGAGGAGGTGCGTCATTTTGAtaaacttgaggaagatgcaaAGCGTGAGTTGTATCCGGGTTGCACTGATTATAATATCTTGAAGTTTGTTATTGAGATGTTGAATGTCAAGGTAATGACCAACTTGAGTAATAAGGGACTTGATATGATGCTAGAATTGTTGACAAAGGTTTTACCAAAAGATAACTTGGTTCCAAGGTCAACTTATGAAGCAAAGAAGATATTACGTGACTTGGGCATGTCATATGAACATATAGATGCATGCAAAAATGATTGTGCactattttggaaggaaaatgaaaaccttgATAAATGTCCGGTGTGTGAGACGCCTAGGTACAAGGATACACGTGCCCAAGGTAAAAAGATTCCTCATAAGGTATTGCGTTACTTCCCGTTGACAccgagattgaggagattgtaCATGTCAGGCCAAAGAGCTAAGGACATGAGATGGTATATAAACAAACGAGTGGATGATGGGATAATGAGGCATCCGGCTGATAGTGAGGAGTGGAAGGAGTTTGATTTGCAACATCCTGATTTTGCCCTCGAACCTCGCAATGTAAGGTTGGGGTTGGCTACAGATGGATTTAACCCTTTTGGGAATATGAACAACAACTATAGTATGTGGCCTGTCATACTTATCCCCTATAATCTACCGCCTTGGCTGGTTATGAAGGAGCCATATTTTATGTTGTCCTTGCTTATTCCTGGTCCCCATCAACCAGGAAATGAGATTGATACTTACTTGAAACCATTGGTTGACGAGTTGAAGGAGTTGTGGGAAGAAGGTGTAGAAATTTATGATGCTTATAGTAAAGAGCATTTTCAAATGCGTGCAACGTTGTTGTGGACAATACATGATTATCCTGGATTTGGTAACGTGTCTGGGTGGAGGACAAAGGGTTATCATTCTTGTTACACTTGCAACGATGAACCATATTCAGAAGctttggaaagtaaaattggaTTCATTAACCATCGAGCTTATTTGCCTATGGAACATCGTTGGAGACATAGTCAGCTGCATAATGGTTTATCGGAGAAACGGAAGAGATCTTTAGAGTTACAAGTAGGAAAGATACAAGAGCAGTTAGATAGAatgccaaatataattttaggaaagcATCCAAGTACTAAGAAGAGACAACTCATTGGGGAGCCAAATTGGTCAAAGGTAAGTATTTTGTATAAGCTTCCATACTGGAAGAATAAGAAGCTTAAGCACAACATTGATGTCATGCATGTGGAGAAGAACATTAGTGAGAGTATTTACGGAACTTTGTTGGGCATTGAGGGGAGAAACAAGGATACTGATAAGGCACGGATAGACttgcaaaatatgaactttaggCACACGTTGCATTTGAAACAACGTTCTGATGGATCATATGACAAGCCTCGGGCTTTTTTTTCATTAAGCCCAAATGAAAGGGATGGTTTCTATGACTTTTTGAAATCAATCAAGTATCCAGATGGCTATGCAGCCAACATATCAAG ATATTAG
- the LOC142616658 gene encoding uncharacterized protein LOC142616658 yields the protein MVNGVKFHTRDLDNRRVTQNSGVCTEGDHEGEMLDFYGHCEWYNTGTNGRRRMIRTDAHCTSIDVTSRWGVFDVPEVGGGESNDNTEDSDAFQQEAIVDVVSINVEDNIIDYCMGDVETKIVLEGGTSRDANQNEEHDIPDDTAQSNCAKGKRSRASVVVDDDYVPPIGDDDNNDESSNSVIHKMAPGRLTRSRGEASIPVIQSTVQSTEKPPKADPPIQSSSSAEAQTTGALTSTTGSASRNTRGTTRGIAVRALVEKNGKLPVRIAAEYDAPVGKNACKLVNQIGLQVRSNLSSYNVKNWKNVDAATRDVVLQNIADQFELLGDSNLVTKTLNTKCGRLLSSSSYKLHQAYKKLVQSHGADYARSHPPKNAKLELWTELIDKRWTNKDWLEKSIKNSENRKKTSGKHRCGTKALAVRVDEETNSNDGQVPELAKIFKDVHFNPNTNMWIHHEDEATYENILKVQEDHCQDPNAIPLTQEEISNLVFKKKSGIVKGLGMRPSSSLVTTASSNSSVEYIQWLENEIIELKEARARDQEERARDQEARARDQEARAKQEEVQKNILNFLRRNGYDDALTYGGDSTSS from the exons ATGGTCAATGGTGTAAAATTCCATACAAGGGACCTAGACAATCGTCGTGTAACCCAAAACAGTGGTGTATGTACCGAAGGGGACCATGAGGGAGAAATGCTCGACTTCTATGGTCAT TGTGAATGGTACAATACTGGTACCAATGGTCGAAGGAGAATGATAAGAACCGATGCACACTGCACAAGCATTGATGTTACAAGTCGGTG GGGAGTGTTTGATGTCCCGGAAGTCGGGGGTGGAGAATCCAATGATAATACAGAAGATAGTGACGCATTTCAACAAGAAGCGATTGTTGATGTTGTCTCCATCAATGTTGAGGACAATATTATTGACTATTGTATGGGTGATGTTGAAACTAAGATTGTTCTTGAAGGTGGAACTTCAAGAGATGCTAATCAAAATGAAGAGCATGACATACCTGAT GATACTGCTCAGTCCAATTgtgcaaaagggaaaagaagtagagctagtgttgtggtagatgatgattatgtaccACCTATTGGTGACGATGACAATAATGATGAGTCATCTAATTCTGTAATCCATAAG ATGGCACCAGGACGACTTACACGCTCACGAGGTGAGGCATCTATCCCTGTGATTCAATCTACGGTCCAATCTACGGAAAAACCTCCTAAAGCAGATCCTCCCATCCAAAGTTCTTCTAGTGCGGAGGCGCAGACTACTGGCGCATTAACTAGCACAACTG GATCTGCTAGCAGAAATACCCGTGGAACAACACGTGGTATAGCAGTACGGgcacttgttgaaaaaaatggTAAGTTGCCAGTACGTATAGCTGCAGAATATGATGCTCCTGTTGGGAAGAATGCGTGCAAGCTTGTCAATCAAATTGGTTTACAAGTGCGAAGTAATTTGTCCAGTTACAacgtgaaaaattggaaaaatgttgatgctgctactagagatgtggtgcttcaaaatatcgcg GATCAGTTTGAGCTACTAGGGGATTCCAACTTGGTAACGAaaacattaaatacaaaatgtggaaGATTATTGAGTTCTAGCTCCTACAAGTTGCATCAAGCTTATAAAAAGCTCGTACAATCTCATGGTGCTGACTATGCAAGAAGCCACCCGCCAAAGAATGCCAAACTTGAGTTGTGGACTGAACTAATTGATAAGAGATGGACCAATAAGGATTGGCTG gaaaaatcaataaagaactctgaaaataggaagaaaacttcaggcaaacatagatgcgggacaaaggcacttgctgttagggttgatgaggag ACAAATAGTAATGATGGTCAAGTTCCTGAATTggcaaaaattttcaaagatgttcatttcaatccaaatactAATATGTGGATACACCATGAGGATGAAGCGACATAC gaaaatattctcaaagtgcaagaggatcattgtcaagatcctaatgcaattccccttacacaagaggagatctcaaacttggtttttaagaagaagtccgGTATTGTAAAAGGACTTGGCATGAGACCTTCCTCTTCTCTAGTAACCACCGCCTCATCTAATTCCTCGGTGGAGTATATTCAATGGTTAGAAAATGAGATCATTGAGCTCAAAGAGGCAagagctagggaccaagaggagcgagctagggaccaagaggcacgagctagggaccaagaggcacgagctaagcaagaagaggtccaaaagaatattcttaactttttaaGGAGAAATGGTTATGATGACgctcttacctatgggggtgATTCAACTTCAAGTTAA